One window of the Clostridium sp. MB40-C1 genome contains the following:
- the murQ gene encoding N-acetylmuramic acid 6-phosphate etherase, with protein sequence MNTEELSKLATEQINKDTTNIDSVSTLEMIEMINKEDKKVAEAVEKEKENIAKAVDAIAERLRRGGRLIYVGAGTSGRIGILDASECPPTYGVSDELVQGIIAGGNVAIFKAVEGAEDNKELGAKEISKKNLSNLDVVCGIAASGRTPYVIGAMEYGKKVGARVLSVTMSPNSEMANIAHIPITVLVGPEAVTGSTRMKCGTAQKMVLNMLSTGTMIKLGKVYNNLMVDVQTSNEKLGARAKRILKLTTDADDITIDKVLKATNNDVKLSIVVIKTDLEINKAKELLHKNCGYVKKCII encoded by the coding sequence ATGAATACTGAGGAGCTATCAAAACTTGCAACAGAACAGATAAACAAAGATACTACAAATATCGATAGTGTAAGTACACTTGAAATGATAGAAATGATAAATAAAGAAGACAAAAAAGTAGCTGAGGCTGTAGAAAAAGAAAAAGAGAACATAGCAAAGGCAGTAGATGCTATAGCTGAAAGGTTAAGAAGAGGTGGAAGACTTATATATGTAGGAGCTGGAACAAGTGGAAGAATAGGAATATTAGATGCTTCTGAATGTCCTCCTACATATGGGGTTAGTGATGAGCTTGTGCAAGGAATAATAGCAGGAGGAAATGTAGCTATTTTTAAAGCAGTTGAAGGAGCTGAGGATAATAAGGAGCTTGGAGCTAAAGAAATCTCCAAAAAGAATCTAAGCAATTTGGATGTAGTTTGTGGCATTGCCGCATCAGGTAGGACTCCTTATGTTATAGGAGCTATGGAATATGGCAAGAAAGTAGGAGCTAGAGTGTTAAGTGTTACCATGAGTCCAAATAGTGAAATGGCAAACATTGCCCATATACCTATAACGGTTTTAGTGGGACCAGAGGCAGTCACTGGTTCTACAAGAATGAAATGTGGTACAGCACAAAAAATGGTGCTTAATATGCTTTCTACTGGAACTATGATCAAATTAGGAAAAGTATATAATAATTTAATGGTTGATGTACAAACTTCTAATGAAAAGCTTGGAGCAAGAGCTAAAAGAATACTTAAATTAACTACAGATGCGGATGATATAACTATTGACAAAGTATTGAAGGCTACAAATAATGATGTGAAATTAAGCATAGTAGTTATAAAGACAGATTTAGAAATCAATAAAGCAAAAGAACTTCTTCACAAAAATTGTGGATATGTAAAGAAATGCATTATTTAA
- a CDS encoding acetolactate synthase large subunit, producing the protein MKNQPEPENNEKQCNTAELMVKCLENEGVEYIFGIPGEENLTFMNALKNSTIRFVTTRHEQGASFMADVYGRLTGKPGVCLSTLGPGATNLMTGVADANLDGAPLVAITGQAGTDRMHVESHQYLDLVAMFAPVTKWNRQVVRPDTAPEIIRKGFKMASSEKPGAVHIDLPQNIAAMPAEGKPLKHGDLENGFASYSSIEKAAIAISRAKNPVILVGNGAIRANASTALLDMVNRLNIPVANTFMGKGVIPYTHPLSLWSIGLAQRDYVNRILEKVDLVIAVGYDIIEYAPKKWNPNGEIEIIHISSEKAEINKCYIPKVEVVGDIADSLYEITRRSSRQETPQYALEIKEKLVNEYESYKDDASFPMKPQKILYDLRQVMGEDDIVVSDVGAHKMWVARHYHCLKPNTCIISNGFASMGIAIPGAVGAKLVNPDKKVVAVTGDGGFMMNSQELETALRIGTPFVTLIFNDSNYGLIKWKQEEQFGECAFVDFTNPDFVKYAESMGLKGYRVNKAEELVPILKEALAQNVPAIIDCSVDYSENLKLSNELKKKELK; encoded by the coding sequence ATGAAAAACCAACCAGAACCAGAAAATAATGAAAAACAGTGTAATACTGCAGAGTTAATGGTTAAATGCTTAGAAAATGAGGGCGTAGAGTATATTTTTGGTATTCCTGGTGAAGAAAATCTCACTTTTATGAATGCATTAAAAAACTCTACTATAAGATTTGTTACAACACGTCATGAGCAAGGAGCTTCTTTCATGGCTGATGTTTATGGAAGACTAACTGGAAAACCTGGAGTATGTCTTTCCACATTAGGACCAGGGGCAACTAATCTAATGACAGGTGTTGCAGATGCTAACTTGGATGGAGCACCATTAGTAGCTATAACAGGTCAGGCTGGTACAGATAGAATGCATGTAGAGTCACATCAATATTTAGATTTAGTGGCTATGTTTGCTCCTGTAACTAAGTGGAATAGGCAAGTAGTAAGACCAGATACAGCACCTGAAATCATAAGAAAAGGTTTTAAAATGGCATCCAGTGAGAAGCCAGGCGCTGTTCATATAGATCTACCTCAAAACATTGCTGCTATGCCAGCGGAAGGTAAGCCATTAAAACATGGAGATTTAGAAAATGGATTTGCTTCTTATAGTAGTATTGAAAAGGCTGCTATTGCAATTTCAAGAGCTAAAAACCCAGTTATTCTTGTTGGAAATGGAGCAATAAGAGCAAATGCTAGCACTGCTTTATTAGATATGGTAAATAGACTTAACATTCCTGTTGCCAATACTTTTATGGGAAAAGGAGTAATACCATACACTCACCCATTATCACTTTGGAGTATAGGACTTGCACAACGTGACTATGTAAACCGCATTTTGGAAAAAGTAGATTTAGTAATTGCAGTAGGATATGATATAATAGAATACGCTCCTAAAAAATGGAATCCTAATGGAGAAATAGAAATAATTCATATAAGTTCAGAAAAAGCAGAAATTAATAAGTGTTACATCCCAAAAGTAGAGGTAGTTGGAGATATAGCAGATTCGCTTTATGAAATAACAAGACGTTCTAGTAGACAAGAGACACCTCAATATGCATTAGAAATAAAAGAAAAGTTAGTAAATGAGTATGAATCTTATAAAGATGACGCCAGTTTCCCTATGAAACCTCAAAAGATACTTTATGATTTACGTCAAGTTATGGGAGAAGATGATATAGTTGTTTCTGATGTAGGAGCTCATAAAATGTGGGTAGCTAGACACTATCATTGTTTAAAGCCAAACACATGTATTATTTCAAATGGATTTGCTTCTATGGGTATAGCTATTCCAGGAGCAGTAGGGGCAAAACTTGTGAATCCAGATAAAAAAGTTGTAGCTGTTACTGGTGATGGTGGATTTATGATGAATAGCCAAGAATTAGAGACAGCTCTTAGAATAGGCACTCCATTTGTAACTTTAATATTTAATGACTCTAACTATGGATTAATAAAATGGAAACAAGAAGAACAATTTGGAGAATGTGCTTTTGTTGATTTTACTAATCCTGATTTCGTTAAGTATGCTGAATCTATGGGATTAAAAGGTTACAGAGTAAATAAAGCAGAGGAATTAGTTCCTATCCTTAAAGAAGCACTTGCTCAAAATGTTCCTGCTATTATTGATTGTAGTGTTGATTATAGTGAAAACTTAAAGTTGAGTAATGAGCTTAAGAAAAAAGAATTAAAATAA
- a CDS encoding flavodoxin family protein, whose protein sequence is MKAIVIFHSVCGNTYLMARNIYYNLRKNGADVEIFRVKDDDLVELSKKFPVVNDYLEEIVQVPIVSLDKVLESDYIFLGCPTYFGNVSAEMKAFMDSFSPLWKDASLFGKRLIAFTSCGNSEGSGDVCLKAINTFGQHLGMMSVPVPANLDNIKSSPAYGLIHYSGDMGDKRINEEEKKFIEEFIQLIINKSRVKAL, encoded by the coding sequence ATGAAAGCTATTGTTATTTTTCATAGTGTTTGTGGTAATACTTATTTAATGGCTAGAAATATATATTACAATTTGAGAAAAAACGGAGCAGATGTAGAGATTTTTAGAGTTAAAGATGATGATTTAGTAGAACTATCGAAAAAATTTCCTGTTGTAAATGACTATTTAGAAGAAATTGTACAAGTTCCTATTGTTAGTTTAGATAAAGTTTTAGAAAGTGATTATATTTTTTTAGGATGTCCAACCTATTTTGGAAATGTGTCTGCAGAAATGAAAGCTTTTATGGATTCTTTTTCTCCATTATGGAAAGATGCTAGTTTATTTGGTAAAAGATTAATAGCTTTTACTTCTTGTGGTAATTCTGAAGGAAGTGGTGATGTTTGTCTTAAAGCAATAAATACTTTTGGCCAACATTTAGGTATGATGTCTGTTCCTGTTCCAGCTAACTTAGATAATATTAAGAGTAGTCCGGCTTATGGATTAATACATTACTCTGGGGATATGGGAGATAAAAGAATAAATGAAGAAGAAAAAAAGTTTATAGAGGAATTTATTCAATTAATTATTAATAAGAGTAGAGTAAAGGCTTTGTAA